Proteins encoded by one window of Zonotrichia leucophrys gambelii isolate GWCS_2022_RI unplaced genomic scaffold, RI_Zleu_2.0 Scaffold_719_25614, whole genome shotgun sequence:
- the LOC135441938 gene encoding olfactory receptor 14J1-like, translating to MNSLADTRQLQLLHFCLLLGISLAALLGNGLIISAVACGHHLHTPMFFFLLNLALSDLGSICTTVPKAMHNSLWDTRNISYKGCAAQLFFFMFFISAEFYLLTIMCYDRYVSICKPLHYGTLLGSRACAHMAAAAWASAFLYSLLHTANTFSLPLCHGNVLGQFFCEIPQILKLSCSNSSLRELGLIAVSACLLFGCFVFIVFSYVQIFRAVLRIPSEQGRHKAFSTCLPHLAVVSLFLSTGFFAYLKPPSMTSPSLDLALSVLYSVVPPALNPLIYSLRNQELKAAVRRLITGCFQEH from the coding sequence ATGAACTCATTGGCAGACAcacggcagctgcagctcctgcacttctgcctcttgctgggcatctccctggctgccctgctgggcaacggcctcatcatcagcgccgtagcctgcggccaccacctgcacacgcccatgttcttcttcctgctcaacctggccctcagcgacctgggctccatctgcaccactgtccccaaagccatgcacaattccctctgggacaccaggaacatctcctacaaaggatgtgctgcacagctctttttctttatgttcttcatctcagcagagttttatctcctgaccatcatgtgctacgaccgctacgtgtccatctgcaaacccctgcactatgggaccctcctgggcagcagagcttgtgcccacatggcagcagctgcctgggccagtgcctttctctattcgctgctgcacacagccaatacattttccttgcccctgtgccatggcaatgtcctgggccagttcttctgtgaaatcccccagatcctcaagctctcctgctcaaaTTCCTCACTCAGGGAACTGGGGCTAATTGCAGTTAGTGCCTGCTTGctatttggttgttttgtgttcattgttttctcctatgtgcagatcttcagggccgtgctgaggatcccctctgagcagggacggcacaaagccttttccacctgcctccctcacctggctgtggtctccctgtttCTCAGCACTGGGTtttttgcctacctgaagcccccctccatgacctccccatccctggatctggcacTCTCAGTGctgtactcagtggtgcctccagccctgaacccactcatctacagcctgaggaaccaggaacTCAAGGCTGCTGTGAGGAGACTGATCactggatgctttcaggaacattaa